A part of Amycolatopsis lurida genomic DNA contains:
- the bla gene encoding class A beta-lactamase: protein MSVTSRRWAALLALSVASLAACSTPAPAPPPTAATPVAASGRADFEQLERAYRARLGVYAVDTATGREVAFRADERFAYASTHKVFSAGGVLQRTPVADLDRTVTYERKDLVVNSPVTEKHVATGMPLRAVMDATLRYSDNTGGNLLFRELGGPAGLNAVLRAIGDTTSHADRIEPELNDTAPGDTRDTSTPRALAVSLRAFALGDALPEDKRKILVDMMRASTTGDQNIRAGVPGWPVADKTGTASYGTRNDIGVVWPPGRAPIVVSVLTDRSEKDAGIDNKLLADATAAAVKALP from the coding sequence ATGTCCGTCACTTCTCGCCGCTGGGCCGCCCTGCTGGCGCTCTCGGTCGCGTCACTCGCCGCATGTTCCACACCCGCCCCCGCACCGCCGCCCACGGCCGCCACACCGGTCGCGGCGTCCGGGCGTGCCGACTTCGAACAGCTCGAACGCGCCTACCGCGCCCGGCTCGGGGTGTACGCGGTGGACACCGCGACAGGCCGAGAGGTCGCCTTCCGAGCCGACGAACGCTTCGCCTACGCCTCGACGCACAAGGTGTTCAGCGCCGGTGGCGTCCTGCAGCGGACGCCGGTCGCCGACCTGGACCGCACGGTGACCTACGAACGCAAGGACCTGGTCGTGAATTCGCCGGTCACGGAGAAACACGTGGCGACGGGGATGCCGCTGCGCGCCGTCATGGACGCGACCCTCCGGTACAGCGACAACACCGGCGGAAACCTGCTCTTCCGCGAACTCGGCGGCCCCGCAGGGCTCAACGCGGTCCTGCGCGCGATCGGCGACACCACGAGCCACGCCGACCGGATCGAACCGGAACTCAACGACACCGCGCCCGGCGACACCCGGGACACCAGCACACCGCGTGCGCTCGCCGTGAGCCTGCGCGCCTTCGCCCTCGGCGACGCCCTCCCCGAGGACAAACGCAAGATCCTGGTCGACATGATGCGGGCCAGCACCACCGGCGACCAGAACATCCGCGCCGGGGTGCCCGGCTGGCCGGTCGCCGACAAGACCGGAACGGCGTCCTACGGCACGCGCAACGACATCGGGGTCGTGTGGCCGCCGGGCCGCGCGCCGATCGTCGTCTCGGTACTGACCGACCGGTCGGAGAAGGACGCCGGGATCGACAACAAGCTCCTGGCCGACGCCACCGCGGCCGCGGTGAAAGCCCTCCCCTGA
- a CDS encoding serine hydrolase, which produces MNTETLLLGLRAELDDGGLRGSFLVRDLRTGYEVGIDPDLEFPSASLVKIPLAAATLERIRRGELDGSAPIDVEPGRATAPGPTGLTRFRHPARVAIDDLLYLTMAISDETAADALFALTPPAEVTRMTREWGVSGITARHPAADLSDTPAERFAPADVHLAHALAINAGTAGQGHPVPQLDVTRASSGSARAFVNLLEALWKPSKVDAEVAARVRELMGLNLLRQRLSPDFVSDAAKWSSKTGTVLNLRHEVGVVEHADGGLYAIAALTGSRVPAAIQPEAEVLMARVARALRDHLREG; this is translated from the coding sequence ATGAACACGGAGACCCTGCTCCTCGGGCTGCGCGCCGAGCTGGACGACGGCGGCCTGCGGGGTTCGTTCCTCGTGCGCGATCTGCGGACCGGATACGAAGTCGGCATCGACCCGGACCTGGAGTTCCCGAGCGCCTCGCTGGTGAAGATCCCGCTCGCCGCGGCGACCCTGGAGCGGATCCGCCGGGGCGAGCTGGACGGCTCCGCGCCGATCGACGTCGAGCCGGGGCGGGCCACCGCCCCCGGACCGACCGGGCTGACGCGGTTCCGGCATCCGGCCAGGGTGGCGATCGACGACCTGCTCTACCTGACGATGGCCATCAGCGACGAGACTGCCGCGGACGCGCTCTTCGCGCTGACACCTCCCGCCGAGGTCACCAGGATGACGCGCGAATGGGGCGTTTCGGGGATCACCGCACGGCATCCGGCCGCAGACCTCAGCGACACGCCCGCCGAACGGTTCGCCCCGGCCGACGTCCACCTCGCGCACGCGCTCGCGATCAACGCGGGCACCGCCGGGCAAGGCCATCCCGTTCCGCAGCTCGACGTCACCCGGGCGAGTTCCGGTTCGGCCCGCGCGTTCGTGAACCTGCTCGAAGCGCTGTGGAAGCCGTCCAAAGTAGACGCGGAAGTGGCGGCGCGGGTGCGTGAACTCATGGGGCTGAACCTGCTGCGTCAGCGGCTGAGCCCGGATTTCGTCTCCGACGCCGCGAAATGGTCGTCCAAGACCGGCACGGTGCTCAACCTGCGGCACGAGGTCGGGGTGGTCGAACACGCCGACGGCGGGCTGTACGCGATCGCCGCGCTGACCGGATCCCGGGTGCCCGCCGCGATCCAGCCGGAGGCCGAAGTGCTGATGGCCCGCGTGGCGCGGGCGCTGCGGGATCACCTGCGCGAAGGGTGA
- a CDS encoding S66 peptidase family protein: protein MTASRSTLIAPIPRPGDHVRLVSPASFPTREQVAETAAVLESWGLVVEIGTHALDRRGYLAGRDEDRLADLDDAFRDPAVRAVIATRGGAGAYRIADDLDFDAVRADPKPLVGFSDITALHLALWRHCGLAGIHGFVAGSRSAAATRRLLMDGEPAILHRDPQAMTVAAEVPGTATGDLVGGNLGTVAHAVGVGLPSLAGAILFLEAERTIGLGQVDRQLTQLIRSGALHGVRGIALGRFPGFEDYTDRGWTLVDVLKDRVGALGVPVLGGIDVGHGADPLSVPLGPLAVLDTAAGTLTVAPAVSSQDADPRLPRAKREGLR, encoded by the coding sequence GTGACAGCCTCGCGCAGCACCCTGATCGCGCCGATCCCGCGACCGGGTGATCACGTTCGCCTCGTCTCCCCCGCCAGCTTTCCCACCCGCGAGCAGGTCGCCGAAACCGCGGCCGTCCTGGAAAGCTGGGGGCTGGTCGTCGAAATCGGGACGCACGCGCTCGATCGCCGGGGTTACCTGGCAGGCCGGGATGAAGACCGGTTGGCCGATCTCGACGACGCGTTCCGCGATCCGGCCGTCCGCGCCGTGATCGCCACCCGCGGCGGTGCGGGCGCGTACCGCATCGCCGACGATCTCGACTTCGACGCGGTCCGGGCCGACCCCAAGCCGCTGGTCGGCTTCAGCGACATCACCGCCCTCCATCTCGCGCTCTGGCGGCACTGCGGGCTGGCGGGGATCCACGGTTTCGTGGCGGGTTCCCGTTCCGCGGCCGCGACCCGGCGGCTGCTGATGGACGGCGAGCCCGCCATCCTCCACCGCGATCCGCAGGCCATGACCGTCGCGGCCGAAGTGCCCGGCACCGCCACAGGTGACCTCGTCGGCGGGAATCTCGGCACCGTCGCCCACGCGGTCGGCGTCGGCCTGCCTTCGCTGGCAGGCGCCATCCTGTTCCTCGAAGCCGAGCGGACGATCGGCCTCGGGCAGGTCGACCGCCAGCTGACCCAGCTCATCCGGTCCGGCGCGCTCCACGGCGTACGAGGGATCGCGCTCGGCCGGTTTCCCGGCTTCGAGGACTACACCGATCGCGGCTGGACCCTCGTCGACGTCCTCAAGGACCGGGTGGGCGCGCTGGGCGTGCCGGTCCTCGGCGGAATCGACGTCGGACACGGCGCGGACCCGCTTTCCGTTCCGCTGGGACCGCTGGCCGTACTGGACACCGCCGCGGGCACGCTCACCGTCGCCCCGGCGGTCAGCTCACAAGACGCGGATCCACGGCTCCCCCGAGCCAAGCGCGAAGGACTCCGTTGA
- a CDS encoding Rid family hydrolase, whose protein sequence is MTQPEFFATPGYGDRQLKVMRYSQAVRVGDRVEISGQGGWDDDLNFPESLEEEIVKAFENVGRTLATAGATWRDVIAVNSYHVPETPGFLGETHNRVMVEQFREHMGDRAPIWTEIGVPALGAPKMRVEIRVTAITGRAHV, encoded by the coding sequence ATGACCCAGCCGGAGTTCTTCGCCACACCCGGCTACGGCGACCGGCAACTGAAGGTGATGCGCTACAGCCAGGCGGTGCGCGTCGGCGATCGCGTCGAGATCTCGGGGCAGGGCGGCTGGGACGACGACTTGAACTTCCCCGAATCGCTCGAAGAGGAGATCGTCAAGGCCTTCGAGAACGTCGGGCGGACCCTCGCCACGGCGGGCGCCACCTGGCGTGACGTCATCGCCGTGAACTCGTACCACGTCCCGGAAACTCCCGGTTTCCTCGGCGAGACCCACAACCGCGTGATGGTCGAGCAGTTCCGCGAGCACATGGGCGACCGCGCGCCGATCTGGACGGAGATCGGCGTCCCGGCCCTCGGCGCGCCGAAGATGCGGGTCGAGATCAGGGTCACCGCGATCACCGGACGCGCCCACGTGTGA
- a CDS encoding PadR family transcriptional regulator, producing MVLSRLILGLLALAPMTGYDLKRHFESTVGHFWVADKAQIYRTLARLVADGLAEVETVAGAGAPDRQEHRITVAGRTALAEWLASEPERHVERDPFLARVFFGADLDDDAFRSLLTARREATRARLERFERTRADADAPDRAARLRLSTLDYGIANLRVELDWLDALAKELA from the coding sequence ATGGTTCTTTCCCGCCTCATCCTGGGGTTGCTCGCTCTCGCGCCCATGACCGGCTACGACCTCAAACGTCATTTCGAATCGACCGTCGGGCACTTCTGGGTGGCGGACAAGGCGCAGATCTATCGCACCCTCGCCCGGCTCGTCGCGGACGGGCTCGCCGAGGTCGAGACCGTCGCCGGCGCCGGGGCGCCGGACCGGCAAGAACACCGCATCACCGTCGCGGGGCGGACGGCGCTCGCCGAATGGCTGGCGAGCGAACCCGAGCGGCACGTCGAACGCGATCCGTTCCTCGCGCGGGTGTTCTTCGGTGCGGATCTCGACGACGACGCCTTCCGCTCCCTCCTGACTGCCCGCCGCGAGGCGACCCGGGCGCGGCTGGAGCGATTCGAACGGACGCGGGCGGACGCCGACGCGCCCGACCGGGCGGCCAGGCTGCGACTGTCCACACTGGACTACGGAATCGCGAACCTGCGCGTCGAACTGGACTGGCTCGACGCGCTCGCGAAGGAGCTCGCGTGA
- a CDS encoding alpha/beta fold hydrolase, protein MNTFPEVHSAGTATTERPVVLLHGGNVANWMWEAQLPAFGDRTVLTPDLPGFGERVGERWPGLDAVADDVVARVTGYGVDGPFDLVGLSLGALTALRVLARHPDRVSSAFLTSAPLTPAGAGMRLYCAVQSAFSRARWYWRAQAAVFGLPEDARARYVEHGLSVRRETASAMAAEVCAGGVPAEVGRYTGPLLATAGEKDSAAVRRSLAAIARAAPQTRSRLVPGRHHIWNVEDPELFNGVLRAWLGGAVDPRLVS, encoded by the coding sequence GTGAACACGTTCCCCGAAGTGCATTCCGCCGGGACGGCCACGACGGAGCGGCCGGTGGTGCTGCTGCACGGCGGCAACGTCGCGAACTGGATGTGGGAGGCGCAGCTGCCCGCGTTCGGCGATCGGACGGTGCTCACGCCGGACTTGCCGGGCTTCGGCGAACGGGTCGGCGAGCGCTGGCCGGGCCTGGACGCGGTGGCGGACGACGTCGTCGCGAGAGTGACCGGGTACGGCGTCGACGGTCCGTTCGATCTCGTCGGCCTCTCCCTCGGAGCACTCACGGCTTTGCGCGTGCTGGCGCGGCACCCGGACCGGGTGAGTTCGGCGTTCCTGACCAGCGCGCCGCTCACGCCCGCCGGCGCCGGGATGCGCTTGTACTGCGCGGTGCAGTCGGCATTCTCGCGAGCCCGCTGGTACTGGCGCGCCCAAGCCGCCGTCTTCGGGCTTCCCGAAGATGCACGCGCCCGGTATGTCGAACACGGTCTCTCGGTGCGCCGCGAAACCGCGTCCGCGATGGCCGCCGAGGTGTGCGCGGGCGGGGTGCCCGCCGAGGTGGGCCGCTATACCGGGCCACTGCTCGCGACAGCGGGGGAGAAGGATTCCGCGGCGGTGCGACGATCCCTCGCGGCAATCGCGCGGGCCGCGCCCCAGACGCGGTCGCGGCTCGTGCCGGGGAGGCACCACATCTGGAATGTGGAGGATCCCGAGCTGTTCAACGGAGTCCTTCGCGCTTGGCTCGGGGGAGCCGTGGATCCGCGTCTTGTGAGCTGA
- a CDS encoding flavodoxin family protein has protein sequence MKVVIVCVSVSHGNTARVAEVLAGVLGARVVSPEEIDPAELDSCDLVGFGSGIFGMDFHPRLRRLAEEMPPKQRRKAFVFSASGLPEPRFRRYTRRLARTLGRKGFDVVGAFSCRGFDTWLPFRLVGGIGKNRPGTVDLEAARRFAEGLGG, from the coding sequence ATGAAGGTCGTCATCGTGTGCGTTTCGGTGTCCCACGGCAACACGGCGAGGGTCGCCGAAGTGCTGGCCGGGGTTCTCGGCGCCCGCGTCGTCAGCCCCGAGGAGATCGACCCCGCCGAGCTCGATTCCTGTGACCTTGTGGGTTTCGGCTCGGGGATCTTCGGCATGGACTTCCATCCCCGCCTGCGGCGTCTCGCCGAGGAGATGCCGCCGAAGCAGCGAAGGAAGGCGTTCGTGTTCAGCGCCAGCGGGTTGCCGGAACCGCGATTCCGGCGCTACACCCGTCGTCTGGCACGGACGCTAGGCCGTAAAGGCTTCGACGTGGTGGGCGCGTTCTCGTGCCGGGGTTTCGACACCTGGCTGCCATTCAGGCTCGTCGGCGGGATCGGCAAGAACCGACCCGGTACGGTCGATCTCGAAGCGGCGCGACGGTTCGCCGAAGGGCTCGGTGGTTGA
- a CDS encoding Calx-beta domain-containing protein, with amino-acid sequence MSRRPLLAVLAAVSSMLASTAVAAAAPPGVDPATLDLTLNAGQSTTVTKNVTTSAVPPNPDLVLLADTTGSMGGPIGNVRTNAGAITADVLAAQPTAQFGVAEYKDFTDSVPFKVNQGITGDTTAVQTGINQWAASGGGDTPEANLNALYQLATGAVAFRPDGTRIIAWFGDAPSHDPSGGHTLAQTIAALQAAKIRVVAVNVGALDATGQASAITSATGGVLLNNVPAGQVSQAILDGIKSIEVTVTPKVTSCDPQLTATNDPGSVKVTSGGVATFTETIKAAAGAAPGTYQCVVDYQVDGVSRGYIETTTVRVLGLSIDDVTVGEGSGGAQVPATFTVSLLGGPSPNPVTVQYATANGTASAPADYTAASGMVTFAPGQTARPVTVLVNPDTVDEPNETFTVNLSAPSGAGLIDATGVGTIVDDDRDGVFSCTGTAANVLGVTAARANPANLPCADDSSTVAAATLNAGLIKVDTKVLTASTDLTPDDQSAAPAAGDRALASAKIDKTVISTLGLTVELGVIQSQATATCQPSPGGLAPVLAGSSHVASLKINGESITVGSAPLTIPLVIGSLKLNGQTVANGVVKQQAVALDTALAKIVLAESQADVHGTPAHPAGNPCRR; translated from the coding sequence ATGTCACGAAGACCATTGCTCGCCGTCCTGGCCGCCGTTTCGTCGATGCTCGCCTCCACCGCGGTCGCCGCCGCGGCTCCACCGGGAGTGGACCCGGCCACGCTCGATCTCACCCTGAACGCGGGGCAGAGCACGACCGTGACCAAGAACGTGACGACCTCGGCCGTGCCGCCGAATCCCGACCTCGTCCTGCTCGCGGACACCACGGGCAGCATGGGCGGGCCGATCGGCAACGTGCGGACGAACGCCGGCGCCATCACCGCCGACGTCCTCGCCGCGCAGCCGACCGCGCAGTTCGGTGTCGCCGAGTACAAGGACTTCACCGACTCGGTGCCGTTCAAGGTCAATCAGGGCATCACCGGGGACACGACCGCCGTCCAGACGGGGATCAACCAATGGGCGGCCTCGGGCGGCGGGGACACGCCGGAGGCGAACTTGAACGCGCTCTACCAGCTCGCCACCGGGGCGGTCGCCTTCCGGCCGGACGGCACCCGCATCATCGCGTGGTTCGGCGACGCGCCGTCGCACGACCCGAGCGGCGGGCACACCCTGGCCCAGACCATCGCGGCGTTGCAGGCGGCGAAGATCCGCGTGGTCGCCGTCAACGTCGGCGCGCTCGACGCCACGGGGCAGGCTTCCGCCATCACCTCGGCCACGGGTGGCGTGCTGCTGAACAACGTCCCGGCCGGTCAGGTCTCCCAGGCCATTTTGGACGGTATCAAGTCCATCGAGGTCACGGTGACCCCGAAGGTGACCAGTTGCGACCCGCAGCTCACCGCCACGAACGATCCGGGCAGCGTCAAGGTGACCAGCGGCGGGGTGGCCACGTTCACCGAGACGATCAAAGCCGCCGCCGGTGCCGCTCCCGGTACCTACCAATGCGTCGTCGACTACCAGGTCGACGGGGTTTCGCGAGGGTACATCGAGACCACGACCGTGCGCGTGCTCGGCTTGAGCATCGACGACGTGACCGTCGGCGAAGGCTCCGGTGGCGCGCAGGTGCCGGCGACGTTCACGGTGTCGCTGCTCGGCGGCCCCAGCCCGAATCCGGTGACGGTCCAGTACGCGACCGCCAACGGCACCGCGTCCGCGCCCGCCGACTACACGGCGGCGAGCGGGATGGTCACGTTCGCTCCCGGCCAGACGGCCAGACCGGTGACCGTCCTGGTCAACCCGGACACCGTCGACGAGCCGAACGAGACGTTCACGGTGAACCTCTCGGCCCCGTCGGGCGCCGGCCTCATCGACGCGACCGGCGTCGGCACGATCGTCGACGACGACCGTGACGGCGTCTTCTCCTGCACCGGCACCGCGGCGAACGTCCTCGGGGTGACCGCGGCGCGGGCCAACCCGGCGAACCTGCCCTGTGCCGACGACAGCAGCACCGTCGCCGCCGCGACGCTCAACGCCGGCCTGATCAAGGTCGACACCAAGGTGCTGACCGCGTCGACCGATCTCACGCCGGACGACCAGTCGGCGGCTCCGGCCGCGGGCGATCGCGCGCTGGCGTCGGCCAAGATCGACAAGACGGTGATCAGCACGCTCGGGCTGACCGTCGAACTCGGCGTGATCCAGTCACAGGCGACCGCGACCTGTCAGCCGTCGCCGGGCGGGCTCGCGCCGGTGCTGGCGGGCAGTTCGCACGTCGCCTCGCTGAAGATCAACGGCGAGTCGATCACCGTCGGGTCGGCGCCGCTGACCATCCCGCTGGTCATCGGTTCGCTGAAGCTCAACGGCCAGACCGTGGCGAACGGCGTGGTGAAGCAGCAGGCCGTCGCGCTGGACACCGCGCTCGCGAAGATCGTGCTCGCGGAGTCCCAGGCCGACGTGCACGGAACCCCGGCACATCCGGCGGGCAACCCCTGCCGTCGCTGA
- a CDS encoding MarR family winged helix-turn-helix transcriptional regulator, translated as MATPDPDDALWLTPAEKEAWTGLVSLVLLLPGRLESPLQQDAGLTLFEYLTLSHISEAPDRRLRMSELAYLANGSLSRLSNVVKRFEQRGWVERTPDPGDGRYTLAVLTDDGYDVVVAAAPAHVRSVRELVLDPLTAEDQHALARIAAKLRTRPADLA; from the coding sequence ATGGCCACCCCGGACCCCGACGACGCGTTGTGGCTGACCCCTGCCGAAAAGGAGGCCTGGACCGGGCTGGTCTCCCTGGTCCTCTTGCTGCCGGGGCGGCTCGAGTCGCCGCTGCAGCAGGACGCCGGGCTGACGCTGTTCGAGTACCTGACCCTCAGTCATATTTCGGAGGCCCCGGACCGGCGGCTGCGGATGAGCGAGCTGGCCTACCTCGCCAACGGCTCGCTCTCGCGTCTGTCCAATGTGGTCAAACGCTTCGAGCAGCGGGGCTGGGTGGAGCGGACGCCGGATCCCGGAGACGGCCGGTACACGCTCGCCGTGCTCACCGACGACGGCTACGACGTGGTCGTCGCGGCCGCTCCCGCGCACGTCCGTTCGGTGCGGGAGCTCGTTCTCGACCCGTTGACCGCGGAGGATCAGCATGCGCTGGCGCGGATCGCCGCCAAACTGCGGACGCGGCCCGCCGACCTCGCTTAG
- a CDS encoding ATP-binding protein translates to MTRTRQAYEFPTGIAPPLGEVRAWLRERLSEVGRATIADTELLTTELVTNAHEHADGVAELRVSVPSGRDVVRVEVDDRRPRLRPYRVAKADPTSPHGRGLALVEAISDRWGVIARAGRKTVWAEIPVL, encoded by the coding sequence ATGACGAGAACACGACAGGCTTACGAATTCCCCACCGGCATCGCCCCGCCGCTGGGAGAGGTCCGGGCCTGGCTGCGAGAGCGGCTGAGCGAGGTCGGCCGCGCCACCATCGCGGACACCGAGCTGCTGACCACGGAACTGGTCACCAACGCGCACGAACACGCGGACGGCGTCGCCGAGCTCAGGGTCTCCGTACCCTCGGGCCGGGACGTCGTCCGCGTCGAAGTCGACGACCGCCGACCTCGGCTCCGGCCGTACCGCGTGGCCAAAGCGGATCCGACGAGCCCCCACGGGCGAGGGCTGGCACTGGTCGAGGCGATCAGCGACCGTTGGGGTGTGATCGCCCGCGCGGGACGCAAAACGGTGTGGGCGGAGATCCCGGTGCTCTGA
- a CDS encoding LysR family transcriptional regulator, translating to MVVDLIGSCRAFVSVSEAGTFTAGAAIARIPQPVASRRIAALERHFGERLFDRSTRRAVLTPFGRDMLPSAKRLVSLADALEHDAQRAKLRPMRLAMPGTCTVRELAELDAAARALDVFLEFRQAPPGERAELVRTQEVRAALTAVPAEEGSWTVPLGLAGGGRSRAGALHLETLRVGRSGRVPRRVWIQPEDDVPHIRDRLFRIRDSVGLRPAQVTVADALTAAAAAVFGSDDLLLCSTAQATDLGLNWRPIGEVRLARGFEITAGPGEDAQRLRARLWPDIARCLGAEETT from the coding sequence GTGGTCGTGGACCTGATCGGGAGCTGCCGGGCGTTCGTGAGCGTGAGCGAAGCCGGGACCTTCACCGCGGGAGCCGCGATCGCGCGCATCCCGCAGCCGGTGGCGAGCCGCCGGATCGCCGCGCTGGAACGGCATTTCGGCGAGCGGCTGTTCGACCGCTCCACTCGCCGCGCCGTGCTCACGCCGTTCGGCCGCGACATGCTGCCGTCGGCGAAACGGCTGGTGTCACTGGCCGACGCCCTCGAGCACGACGCGCAGCGCGCCAAACTGCGCCCGATGCGGCTGGCGATGCCGGGCACCTGCACCGTCCGTGAGCTCGCCGAACTCGACGCGGCGGCGCGAGCGCTGGACGTCTTCCTGGAGTTCCGGCAGGCGCCGCCGGGGGAGCGGGCGGAACTCGTGCGCACACAGGAGGTCCGCGCGGCGCTCACGGCCGTTCCCGCCGAAGAGGGCAGCTGGACGGTGCCACTCGGGCTGGCGGGCGGGGGAAGGTCGCGAGCGGGCGCGCTCCACCTGGAAACGCTGCGGGTCGGCCGGTCCGGCCGGGTGCCTCGCCGGGTCTGGATCCAGCCGGAGGACGACGTGCCGCATATCCGGGATCGCCTCTTCCGCATCCGTGACTCGGTGGGCTTGCGACCCGCGCAGGTGACCGTCGCCGATGCCCTCACCGCGGCCGCCGCGGCGGTGTTCGGTTCGGACGATCTGCTGCTGTGTTCGACGGCCCAGGCGACCGACCTCGGCCTGAACTGGCGGCCGATCGGCGAGGTCCGGCTCGCGCGCGGCTTCGAGATCACGGCGGGGCCCGGCGAGGACGCGCAGCGGCTCCGGGCACGATTGTGGCCGGACATCGCCCGGTGTCTCGGCGCGGAGGAGACGACATGA
- the ppk2 gene encoding polyphosphate kinase 2 has protein sequence MRAVRRGYQRRVLDHSYFPELRDQRLVVDYDDADDPVLLRPDGSPIDTWRENYPYTTRMSREEYDVVKRSLQIELLKLQYWIKDTGGRMVILFEGRDAAGKGGTIKRFTEHLNPRGARVVALSKPTEREQGEWYFQRYVNHLPTEGELVLFDRSWYNRAGVERVMGYCTDEQYERFMRQAPTFEEMLVDDGIVLVKLWFSVSRSEQRTRFLIRQVDPVRQWKLSPNDIKSLDRWDAYTEAKVAMFRSTDTEIAPWTVVKSNDKKRARIEAMRSVLARVDYADKDEDAVGDPDLKVVGAAATLLEEGEDEASLSPTPIAPSTDPDHGPGLHP, from the coding sequence TTGCGCGCCGTCCGGCGTGGGTATCAGCGGCGCGTGCTCGATCACTCGTACTTCCCGGAACTGAGGGACCAGCGTCTCGTCGTCGACTACGACGACGCCGACGATCCGGTCCTGCTCCGCCCCGACGGCTCGCCGATCGACACCTGGCGGGAGAACTACCCGTACACGACGCGAATGTCGCGTGAGGAATACGACGTCGTGAAACGGTCGCTGCAGATCGAACTGCTGAAACTGCAGTACTGGATCAAGGACACCGGCGGCCGGATGGTGATTCTGTTCGAGGGACGCGACGCGGCGGGCAAGGGTGGCACCATCAAACGGTTCACCGAACACCTCAACCCGCGTGGCGCGCGAGTGGTGGCGCTGAGCAAGCCCACCGAACGCGAGCAGGGGGAGTGGTACTTCCAGCGCTACGTGAACCACCTGCCCACCGAGGGCGAGCTCGTGCTGTTCGACCGATCCTGGTACAACCGGGCCGGCGTCGAACGGGTGATGGGGTACTGCACGGACGAGCAGTACGAGCGCTTCATGCGGCAGGCGCCGACGTTCGAGGAGATGCTCGTCGACGACGGGATCGTGCTCGTCAAACTCTGGTTCTCGGTGTCGAGATCCGAGCAGCGCACCCGGTTCCTCATCCGGCAGGTCGACCCGGTGCGGCAATGGAAGCTGAGTCCCAACGACATCAAGTCGCTCGACCGCTGGGACGCCTACACCGAGGCGAAGGTCGCGATGTTCCGGTCCACCGACACGGAGATCGCGCCGTGGACGGTGGTCAAGAGCAACGACAAGAAGCGTGCGCGTATCGAGGCGATGCGCAGCGTCCTCGCCCGCGTGGACTACGCGGACAAGGACGAGGACGCCGTCGGTGACCCGGATCTGAAAGTGGTCGGCGCTGCGGCGACCCTGCTGGAGGAGGGGGAGGACGAGGCGTCGCTCAGCCCGACCCCGATCGCGCCGTCGACCGACCCCGATCACGGACCCGGCCTGCATCCGTGA